TCCGACGTCGGGGTGCTGGTGGCCGACGAGTTCCACTACTACGGCGAGTCCGATCGCGGCTGGGCGTGGCAGGTGCCGCTCATCGAGCTGCCGCACGCTCAGTTCCTGCTGATGTCGGCGACGCTCGGCGACGTGTCGTTCTTCACCGACGACCTGACGCGCCGCACCGGCCGGCCCACGGTCGAGGTCTCCGGCGCCCAGCGGCCGGTACCGCTCGAGTACCGGTACGCGATGACCCCGATCCACGAGACCATCGAAGAGCTGGTCACCACCGGCCGTGCGCCGGTGTACGTGGTGCATTTCACCCAGGCCGCGGCCGTCGAACGCGCCCAGGCGCTGCTGTCGGCCAAGATCTGCTCCAAGGAGGAGAAAGCCGCGATCGCCGAGGCGATCGGCGACTTCGACTTCCGCACCGGCTTCGGTTCGACCCTCTCCAAACTGCTGCGCTCGGGGATCGGCGTCCACCACGCCGGCATGCTGCCCCGCTATCGGCGGCTCGTCGAGCGGCTGGCGCAGGCCGGTCTGCTCAAGGTGGTGGCCGGCACCGACACCCTCGGCGTGGGTATCAATGTGCCGATCCGGACGGTGCTGTTCGCGGGTCTCACCAAGTACGACGGCCACCGAGTACGCCGGCTGCGCGCACGGGAGTTCCATCAGATCGCCGGGCGCGCCGGGCGCGCGGGTTACGACACGATCGGCTACGTCGTCGCCCAGGCGCCCGAGCACGACGTGGAGAACGCACGCCTGGTCGCCAAGGCCGGCGACGACCCCAAGAAGCTCCGGAAGCTGGTGCGGCGCAAGCCGCCGGAGGGCTTCGTCGGCTGGGGCGAGCAGACCTTCTTCACGCTGGTCGACGCGCCCGACGAGGAACTGCGCTCGCACTTCCGGATGACCACCGCCATGCTGATGGAGGTCCTGGAACGCCCGGGCGACTGCTTCGCGGCCCTGCGGCACCTGCTCGAGGAGAATCACGAGCCGCGCAAGCGGCAGCTGCGGCACATCAAGCACACCATCGCGCTGTACCGGGACCTGGTCGAGACCGGGATCGTCACCCGGCTCGATGTCCCCGCCGCGGACGGCAAGCGCGTCGAGCTGTCCATCGATCTGCCGGAGAACTTCGCGCTCACCAATCCCCTCTCCGCGTTCGCCGTGGCCGCGTTCGAACTGCTCGACAGCGAGTCCGCCACGTTCGCCCTGGACGTGGTCTCGATCCTCGAATCGACGCTCGACGATCCCCGCCAGGTCCTGATGGCCCAGCGGAAGGTGGCCCGGGACGCCGCGGTGGCCGAGATGAAGGCCGACGGCATCGAGTACGAGGAGCGGATG
The nucleotide sequence above comes from Gordonia sp. PP30. Encoded proteins:
- a CDS encoding DUF3516 domain-containing protein; amino-acid sequence: MTPTGNEDDAFEHFLAWWASRGISLYPHQEEALLELISGANVILATPTGSGKSLVASGAIYFARCRGQRAYYTAPIKALVSEKFFDLCAQFGAENVGLLTGDASVNGDAPIICATAEIVANLALRDGPGSDVGVLVADEFHYYGESDRGWAWQVPLIELPHAQFLLMSATLGDVSFFTDDLTRRTGRPTVEVSGAQRPVPLEYRYAMTPIHETIEELVTTGRAPVYVVHFTQAAAVERAQALLSAKICSKEEKAAIAEAIGDFDFRTGFGSTLSKLLRSGIGVHHAGMLPRYRRLVERLAQAGLLKVVAGTDTLGVGINVPIRTVLFAGLTKYDGHRVRRLRAREFHQIAGRAGRAGYDTIGYVVAQAPEHDVENARLVAKAGDDPKKLRKLVRRKPPEGFVGWGEQTFFTLVDAPDEELRSHFRMTTAMLMEVLERPGDCFAALRHLLEENHEPRKRQLRHIKHTIALYRDLVETGIVTRLDVPAADGKRVELSIDLPENFALTNPLSAFAVAAFELLDSESATFALDVVSILESTLDDPRQVLMAQRKVARDAAVAEMKADGIEYEERMARLEEITWPQPLAEEIGFAYETYRRGHPWLAGMPPSPKSVLRYMLERDLTFTDLISEFGLQRSEGVVLRYLTDCYRALRSGLPMSAVTEQIEDITDDLGELIRGVDSSLIDEWEELTAQR